In Haliotis asinina isolate JCU_RB_2024 chromosome 11, JCU_Hal_asi_v2, whole genome shotgun sequence, the genomic stretch TAACCTAGATTAGCATTCAATAGCCTACCGGCCATTTATTCACACTCAAAtctcccccacccccccaaaaaaaggacaaaagcaaaaacaaacaaaacaaaaacacaaaataaaaaaaaccccaaaaaacattTCTCTGCGGTACCCTGATTTTTGCCTGACATCTCGTCTCTGATATGAATGTTTCACACTCATTAATAATAAccataaaatataacatataattTCAGAAACTGGTTATCGGGACTTGCCATATATATAGGACTTTCGTGGATATAATTATGTCAGGGTTTGTATGGCAGCACCCTGATATGTATCGAACTGCACAGTAATTGATTAAGCTGGGGTTAATCATCTCAGTGGAGTATTATGGGAAATCTTTTCACACGAGTTTTGAATAATAAAAATAAGCTACAAAACCACATTTCCCGAATATCAGACAATCTCGGGTGAAAACGGTGTCCATTGTATAACATGAATCGTGTCATCAGCATGTGTTTATAAATCACACTTTAATAACAAAGGTACCAGATGTTCATGACGAGTTATTCACCTAGTGGTTAACTGAACACCTGTCTGTCACCTGCATGGAAGCTCTGCCACAAGCATCTAACGAATACTATATCCAAACATATCGTTTGCCTTTAAGGTCGACACTCCCCAGTGAGTGGAAGCGGAAAAAACCCTTTAAACGTTCTTAATTATGGTTCAAACATGGTTACATGACTTCGCAGGGAATGGTGGAACTTGTTATAGTCTCAGTTCGCTTCTTAGGAATCGATGCACCTTATCCTTtcctgtcctgtcctgtcctgtcctgtcATGTTATGCGTATCTAACTGTAAAAGCATAGAACGAGCTGTTTTTCAGCATGGCTTCTTTCGAAGTGTGTTTGTAACAACAAATACAGATACAAAAGTCGATAATTTGAACACGATTGCATTGAACGTGATTGTATTTTGTTTAGTTGGTTAACAATTGTCTAAATTCAGAATGAAATACTTTGAACATTATCTGTGAAGTGAAGTAGTCAAAATTTAACCCAGTAATTCCGTTGTGTCGACGTCTCGTGGAACGGAAACAGAAAGGTATTGGATCCATCAGAGGAAAACTATACAATAGCAGCCAGTATCATTCGTTGAATACAACCATCAAATCGCAAGTGCACATTGTGGTCGATTGTGCCCTCGGTCAAATGCAGCGCAGATACATGCTCAAAGCATGTGATTGAACATTCTCATACATTCTATgtaatgaatacacaatgcagtGCATGAGATTTCAACAGAGAATGATATATGTTTAGTTATTCTGATACTGTTTTTCTGTGATGATGTATGTAAACAGAGAATACGTAGTATTATGTTACTGTAGCAGTATTTCAcaccagagagagagagagagaaagcgagagagagagagagagagagagagaaagggggGGGGGAAGGAGAAAAGCAACATAACGTGGATGCAACGTGACCAACTTCAGCCAAACTACCACCCCCCTCAAACCGACCAAATTGCTGAACCTGGTATTGTTTGTCTTGCTGAGTAATCAATTCTAAGCAGGAGACTTGTGTTTAATCGAAAATATTAACACACAGTAACATCATGtcgtttattttattttctatcACAATCTCCTAAGTAATCAAATACATTAATTTGTACACATCCAAACTAACCGCAGACGTATTTCGTTCATTTCGCAATcccaaatgaataaaattgtttGTAACCAACTCAATCTTATATTGCCAATCGAAATTTTCCCGGTAATTTGAAACTTTTCTCAAGGCCAGACCAAGTTATTTCTTCTTTTACGGATTATATTAAAGGTAggaagaaaaaataaataaaatcacaaGTGAAAGTAATATTCTTTCTAACtgctaaaagtattttactttttgtgttttatgaagtgtatatgggaaTCTAACAAAACAATGGGAAACAATCTAAAAGAGGTTTTCTTGTGAGTTATACATTTTGGGGCAATGAAAAAATAGGATTTCATTTTACAGCAGGGaaatttaatttttattttattattcttGAAAAACTACGACCGGCTGATCgttaaaacaagaaatgtaattggtctggccttagcTAAAGACGAACGAAGAAGACTTTTGAACCAATCACAATCATCTGGTAAAATCCAACCAAGGAGAGTTATCCAATAGTCACGAATCAACACAATGTGTCACAGCGTCTAATGCATTAGCTATAAATGCAAGTAAAATGGCAGTTGTCTTGCTCAGCACTAGGTGATGCGCTAAGTTCTACAGAATAACTTAAAACCAGTCTTAGACCGTTAATACAATCTATGTACACTTGACCTTGGAGCCGTATTGGAACACCTGCCCAAACGGTTCAGTTTCAGGCAAGTAAATATATACACTCAACACGTCACGGATTGTAATCCATACGTCTTCGAAGTGTTCATTATTAAAAGGCCAGATTGAAATATGGAGAATATATCAGTTGAACGTGTAAATATCCAGTTGATGAACATCACTTTGTACATTCCGATTTGGACACAATGAATACACCGAGagacatatatttacacatcCACAGAATATCGTTCCATTTGAATCCTTTCACATCAATGTGTATTCAACCACCGGTTTTCTTCACCTTACAGTGATTCCATAAAATATATCCTTTGGAGCAAGCCCCCGCACAGTATTATCCAGTCGTGGCAAGAATTTCACAACACCCTTAAGTCGCCACGTTCATATCCGGTCTCGGGCTAAACCCCCCGTTTAATTTCAGGGGCTGGTTTTTGTCTTTCTTTACCAAATTCAAAGGTTCATCCCTTCTCGGAATTTTAAAGAGTCCGGATTCGTCAAGGGTGGCTTTGCTCAGGTCGTACGCACCATGGCCGTTTGTGAAATGTCCGTTCATATTTGGCATTGATAATTTCTTTGGTTCAGCCTGTTTGCGACCAACAGAGTGGGTCTTTCTGACCTCGGCTTTGCCATTTTCGATGCTTTTCTTCGGTTCAATAGGCTGATGTTTCTTTGGGTCTGCTGGCCTCTTTGTTTCTGGTTGTTTCTTGTTGTCATTCCGAACATCATTCAACATCTTCTTCACATCTGTCGGCGGTTTCTTTACCTCAATGGTGGTTTTCTTTGGTTCAATTCTCCGTAGTTCGGTCTGGGGTTTCTTGCCATCCGCTTGCTTCTTAACCTCATTAGCAAGTTTCTTAACTTCAGAAGGCTTTCTCACTTCCTGCAGTGGTTTTTTCACCTCCATGGAACTTTTCTTCGTTTCTTGAATACTCTTTTTGGCATCATGAGAGCCCTTTTTAGCGTCAGTGACTGTCTTTTTCGTTTCTGGACCAGGTTTCTTGTTCTCGGCTTGTTTTTTTGGTTCAGAATCTTTGGTGGTTGGTTGTGAAACAACCTTCACTATGTCTGCCTGACATTTGGACACAATTGTTTTGACCGAGTCTTTCTCTTTGGAATTGGTGAGAACCTTTCCTTTCGGTTCAACGATGATTTTAGGAGATGGTGGATCTTTCGCTTTAGGGCATGGGGTGTCTTTAGCTTTAGGACAGGGTGGGTCGTTTGATTTGGGACAGATTATTTCTTTCCCTTTGTCTTCGGAAGTGTCTTTTTCTGTTTGCACCGTTGATACATTCAACATTGTTGTTGCTGTCACGATTTCGTTGTCGACGTCGTTGACCGTCTTGGCGGTTTTGGCGGGCACATCGCAGCATGATTCGGCTTCCTCTGACACAGCTTGGTCGTGCAGTCTTTTCAGTTTACGCTCATATATGGTGTAGTATAATCTCAGCGGGCCTctctaaaacaaacaaaacaatatcatatAGCATATATACATGGTACTAGTTTATTGGTATCTTAAGTAAGGGGGTAGGTGTGGTAACCtaattgttaaagcgttcgctcgtcacacccaagacccgggttagattctccacatgggaacaatgtgttgagcccagttttggtgtccccggtcgtgatattgccggaatagtgctaaaagcggggtaaaactcaactcactcactcactgttaggTAAAGGGGTGGTAGAGTTCTGGGGCAGAAATGATTGCTTTCTAGAAGAATATAACGACAGAACACAAATTGATTATCTGCATCTACGTGCattaccttttcatgttgtgattACATTACAGTTTGGGAGTAATTTCCTATTGAATATCAGATTTCTTTTCCTGAGGATGATAGTTTCAGGATTGGAATATATAGAAAATGATGTGGCCTATCGTCATACTTTTTCATTCCGATATCGGATGTACAATTCAGCCATATAAGCAAACGCTACCGAACTAGAATATGTGGTTTCATATATTTCAAGTAAGAATTTATACACCACCCATAAAAGATCTATGACCTTTTTCACAAAGCATCCTCACACAATTCATCACGAGGACTGATTATAGGAATCGAACACGATCTCCCTCCAATACAATAGCCATAACTATTCCGAATAAGATGAAAAATCAATACGTGAATGCGGCTATAGAAGACGTTTTTCATTTCAGGAAGAATAGACCTTGAGTCTCTGCGTTGCTCTCTGCGAACACAATCGGCGTGTACGGAGGCAATTTTGTTTGCTTGCTGGTTGTGAATGCCGAATTCAGTGATATTCAGCAATATGATGTTGGGCTAGATtttacaatccagtgattaacatcgaACTGGGATAGGGTAACAGGCA encodes the following:
- the LOC137255938 gene encoding polycomb group RING finger protein 2-like, translating into MHRTTRLKITDINPHLICVLCGGYFIDAATIIECLHSFCKTCILRYLETSKYCPICDVMVHKTRPHQNIRADKTLQDLVYKLVPGLYKGEMKRRREYYAINSAKDAPKAPSEARGDEMAERFIYTADENISMSLAYCQEGIPDPEVLRRMRQENLKKGISSPKNGENRDIRYLQCPAAVTVSHLKKFIRLKYDLPLNYQIDIFHTDEALREYYTLMDIAYIYTWRRRGPLRLYYTIYERKLKRLHDQAVSEEAESCCDVPAKTAKTVNDVDNEIVTATTMLNVSTVQTEKDTSEDKGKEIICPKSNDPPCPKAKDTPCPKAKDPPSPKIIVEPKGKVLTNSKEKDSVKTIVSKCQADIVKVVSQPTTKDSEPKKQAENKKPGPETKKTVTDAKKGSHDAKKSIQETKKSSMEVKKPLQEVRKPSEVKKLANEVKKQADGKKPQTELRRIEPKKTTIEVKKPPTDVKKMLNDVRNDNKKQPETKRPADPKKHQPIEPKKSIENGKAEVRKTHSVGRKQAEPKKLSMPNMNGHFTNGHGAYDLSKATLDESGLFKIPRRDEPLNLVKKDKNQPLKLNGGFSPRPDMNVAT